In Pectobacterium aroidearum, the following are encoded in one genomic region:
- the cysT gene encoding sulfate/thiosulfate ABC transporter permease CysT, with the protein MALRSDNLFSGSGKRVLPGFALSLGSSLLFVCLILLLPLSALVMQLSEMSLAQYWTVISNPQVVAAYKVTLLAAGLATVFNAGFGLLMAWILTRYRFPGRALLDGLMDLPFALPTAVAGLTLAALFSTTGWYGAWLAEYGIKVSYTWLGITVAMAFTSIPFVVRTVQPVLEELGPEYEEAAQTLGANRWQCFRYVILPELTPALLTGTAMSFARSLGEFGAVIFIAGNIAWQTEVVSLMIFIRLQEFDFPAASAIASVVLAASLLILFAVNVLQSRFGQRTRSV; encoded by the coding sequence AGCAGCCTGCTGTTTGTCTGCCTGATTCTGCTGCTGCCGTTAAGTGCGCTGGTGATGCAGCTCTCCGAAATGAGTCTGGCGCAGTATTGGACGGTGATTTCCAATCCGCAGGTGGTAGCCGCTTACAAGGTGACGCTTCTGGCTGCGGGGCTGGCGACGGTATTTAATGCAGGATTTGGCCTGTTAATGGCGTGGATTCTGACGCGTTATCGCTTTCCCGGTCGCGCCTTGCTGGATGGGCTAATGGATTTACCCTTTGCGCTCCCCACGGCCGTAGCAGGGCTGACGCTGGCCGCGCTGTTTTCAACGACCGGCTGGTACGGCGCATGGCTGGCAGAATACGGTATCAAGGTATCGTACACCTGGCTGGGGATTACGGTCGCGATGGCGTTCACCAGCATTCCCTTTGTGGTGCGGACCGTTCAGCCGGTGCTGGAAGAGTTGGGTCCGGAATACGAAGAGGCGGCGCAGACGCTGGGGGCGAATCGCTGGCAGTGTTTTCGCTATGTCATTTTACCGGAATTAACCCCGGCGCTCTTAACGGGCACCGCGATGTCGTTTGCCCGCAGTCTGGGCGAATTTGGCGCGGTCATCTTTATTGCAGGGAATATTGCCTGGCAGACGGAGGTCGTTTCGCTGATGATTTTTATCCGCTTGCAGGAGTTTGATTTCCCTGCTGCCAGCGCGATTGCTTCCGTTGTGCTAGCGGCTTCCTTATTGATCCTGTTTGCCGTCAATGTGCTGCAAAGCCGTTTTGGTCAACGGACACGGAGCGTGTAA